A portion of the Juglans microcarpa x Juglans regia isolate MS1-56 chromosome 1D, Jm3101_v1.0, whole genome shotgun sequence genome contains these proteins:
- the LOC121246001 gene encoding ankyrin repeat-containing protein ITN1-like, protein MVKCILRKNKRLVSMGKASNNGFQMLPVVWALKNGYIKIARYLYSLTPLEDLTPEKGRSGSTLCSEAIYTRALDIALDLIRRCPRLALAPDNYSYSPLYALASANYAFPSGHRLVFWKRWISSCIHIQSANGTATNEVHLIIQKDEGRQSDVVKTNRSSVQALLRRSFSKLIKLLDIEHLYEMKLVREQSRQLLHRMCKEILISDVEGRRKGCIYQAIFHSIKEGIFEFVHDVVKANPDLLWSNDVNSRNIFSYAVLCRQPKIFSLIYGLDVKNNLAYGGDNSGNNILHMAGMPPVSIMLNRIPGAALQMQRELQWFKEVESIVHPKIKKVENNDDLTPRELFTKNHKDLMKEGEKWMKDTATSCTVVAVLILTIMFAAAFTVPGGNNQDTGSPIFFNKKLFRLFIVSDALSLFSSASSVLMFLGILTSRYAEKDFFKSLPTKMIIGLSTLFFSIATMMIAFSTGLLLLLGEESSMVIPVISLASIPVTLFVLMQFPLLVDMYISTYGPGIFDRKMKRWL, encoded by the exons ATGGTGAAGTGCATACTTCGAAAAAACAAAAGGTTGGTCAGCATGGGAAAAGCTAGCAACAATGGATTCCAAATGCTTCCAGTTGTTTGGGCTCTTAAAAATGGATATATAAAAATAGCTCGATATCTTTATTCTCTCACTCCGCTGGAAGATCTAACTCCAGAAAAGGGCAGGAGCGGTTCAACACTTTGTAGCGAAGCTATATATACCAGAGCTTTAG ATATTGCTTTGGATCTAATCCGGCGCTGTCCACGTTTGGCTCTTGCTCCGGACAACTATAGCTACAGCCCTTTATACGCATTGGCTTCTGCGAATTACGCATTCCCAAGTGGACATCGTCTCGTGTTTTGGAAACGATGGATCTCCTCTT GTATACACATTCAATCGGCAAATGGTACGGCTACCAATGAAGTTCATTTGATAATTCAAAAAGACGAGGGACGCCAAAGCGATGTAGTAAAAACTAACAGATCAtcag TTCAAGCCCTGTTGCGCCgatcattttcaaaactcatTAAACTTTTGG ATATCGAgcatttatatgaaatgaagttgGTCCGTGAGCAATCCCGTCAACTTCTGCATCGTATGTGCAAAGAAATCTTAATTTCAGATGTTGAAGGAAGGCGTAAAGGTTGCATTTATCAAGCTATTTTCCATTCAATCAAAGAAGGGATTTTTGAGTTTGTTCATGATGTAGTGAAAGCGAATCCAGATCTTTTGTGGAGCAATGATGTCAATTCAAGAAATATATTCTCGTATGCTGTCCTATGTCGCCAACCTAAAATCTTTAGTCTTATATATGGACTAGATGTGAAGAACAACTTGGCATATGGTGGAGATAACTCTGGCAACAATATATTACATATGGCAGGGATGCCACCAGTTTCCATTATGCTTAATCGCATACCAGGTGCAGCTTTACAAATGCAAAGAGAATTACAATGGTTTAAG GAGGTTGAGAGTATTGTCCATCCAAAGATCAAGAAAGTTGAAAATAATGATGATCTGACTCCACGAGAGTTGTTTACAAAAAACCACAAGGACTTGATGAAAGAGGGTGAGAAATGGATGAAGGATACAGCAACTTCATGCACAGTGGTAGCCGTTCTGATTCTTACTATAATGTTTGCTGCAGCCTTTACTGTTCCAGGAGGCAACAACCAAGACACAGGCTCGCCAatattcttcaataaaaaattgtttaggCTCTTTATAGTATCTGATGCTCTATCACTATTTTCCTCTGCATCTTCTGTATTGATGTTCTTGGGAATCCTCACGTCACGTTATGCAGAAAAAGACTTCTTTAAATCCTTGCCCACAAAGATGATAATAGGCCTTTCCACTCTTTTCTTCTCCATTGCAACCATGATGATAGCCTTTTCTACAGGTCTTTTACTTTTGCTAGGTGAAGAATCATCGATGGTTATTCCTGTCATATCTTTGGCTAGTATTCCTGTCACCCTCTTTGTGTTGATGCAATTTCCCCTTCTCGTAGACATGTATATTTCAACTTATGGACCCGGCATCTTTGATAGAAAAATGAAACGGTGGTTGTAA
- the LOC121246010 gene encoding uncharacterized protein LOC121246010 — MATSMLSSTIVLEVLRNDNYANWSACIKNYLLAQDLWDIFETTTKPPKPKDDAVEFRAWRKKNAAALHAIQISCGVEIQSQINNISSAKTVWDLLPKLVHQPPSKEASYDPVAEQGNSLNIPSSNVHEDGSMIAPDQKVEPGSSSNNPGRQNIINTCNADYYMGYARLHKALQSGDWNSAKEFLKLQPNSKSAKITTLGKTALHVSVEAGHVHIVEALVEQMSED; from the exons ATGGCTACAAGTATGCTCTCAAGCACAATTGTTCTTGAGGTTCTTAGAAATGACAATTACGCGAATTGGAGTGCTTGCATTAAAAACTATCTCTTGGCTCAAGATCTTTGGGATATTTTCGAAACAACCACAAAACCTCCAAAACCAAAAGATGATGCAGTAGAATTCAGAgcttggaggaagaagaatgcTGCAGCTTTGCATGCAATTCAGATTTCATGTGGGGTGGAAATACAATCTCAGATCAATAATATCAGTTCTGCTAAAACTGTTTGGGATTTGTTGCCTAAATTAGTGCACCAACCACCATCGAAAGAAGCTAGTTATGATCCAGTGGCTGAGCAGGGAAACTCATTGAATATCCCATCCAGTAATGTTCACGAGGATGGATCAATGATTGCACCTGATCAAAAGGTTGAACCAGGAAGCTCCTCAAACAACCCag GGAggcaaaacataattaatacttGTAACGCGGACTACTATATGGGGTATGCGCGACTACACAAGGCTTTGCAAAGTGGTGATTGGAATTCTGCCAAAGAATTCCTCAAACTACAACCCAATTCAAAGAGCGCAAAAATTACTACTTTGGGCAAGACTGCTCTTCACGTGTCTGTTGAGGCGGGACATGTCCATATAGTGGAAGCGTTGGTGGAGCAAATGTCGGAAGATTAA